A region of the Chelmon rostratus isolate fCheRos1 chromosome 1, fCheRos1.pri, whole genome shotgun sequence genome:
TGTAACAGTACTTGAAAAGGAGTATTTTGTGTACAGTCTCTTTACATCAGAGCAGATCGGTGCTGTTTGTCATCACCAGTCTGTCCAGGGCTCGGAGAATTAAATCTTTCACTGTACTAGTCTTAAGTTATTGTGATTCAATAAAATTAATGATTATTTATGATTGAATTTTGGCAAACGGTTCTTGTGTTGATgcatcacatgcacacaattgGGAATTGTTTACAATTTTATTTGGCATTTgtacaaaaagtgaaataaacatatatacagCACATAATACAACATACTTATTAAACAAATTCATATAAATTATTAACGAAATAGCTACATTTTCAATAAACAACTCTATTCAAGGTAAAAGTAACTCAATATTCTTGGCATAAAATTTCCATACAAAATTGTACAAAATACTGTACAATTAAACAAAGCTGTGCAAAACAGCAAATGGTGTCTCAGAAGCAGATCCTGTACAGCGGCCGTGCGCTGCTGAAGCAACACGTTTTGATTTTGTGAACATTGACAGTTGTGGGGTTTTGTTTCAGGGCGGCAGCTTCTTAAAAGTCTGGTCACTGtctcacaggaaaacaaaacgcGGGTTATATTTTCTctatatttgctttttaaaataaattaagataCTGTTATTTCTTCTTCGTCTGACTCTGAGAAGTCCGAGTGCTTACTggaaagagacggagaggagatGCCGGACCCTGCCgccctcactctctctcttccgAACtcttcttcctcgtcctcctcttcatcgGCTGAGGACTTTTTGCCCACGTCACTGAGGTCTGGATTCGGGTTGGCCTTGGTGGGTAGCGTCTGCTCGCGGCAGCCGCCGGACGACAGCAGCTCTCGCTCCTTGGAGTTCCTCCACTTCATCCGCCGGTTCTGGAACCAGATTTTCACCTGTAGTCGGGGAGAAAACGGTGAGTGAAACAGCTCTGCGTCAGGTGCATCGGAATGCGCAACTGCGTTTTTGTGCGCAAATTACGCACGACACATTGAACACCTCAAGCAACTGTGGGCACGTGTGAAGTTTTACCTGTGAGTCTTTTAGGCCCAGTTTAGAGGCCAGTTTCTTCCTGTCGGGCTTGCTgatgtatttctgtttctggAACATTTTCTCCAAAGCTTTGCGCTGCACATCGGAGAACACCGCCCTCCTCAGCATCCCTCTGCGGGGTTTCCCTCTGGCGGCCAGGGGCCACGAAAAGGTCCCGGGGATGGGAACAACGGATGAAGATGCTGCAATACGAACACAGAGGATACATGAggacctgttagctttgttTTCGGTGCCACATCTCAGAACAGATCTGTTCGCAGAGAAGAAAATATCCTTAAAAAAGCGCAACCGACCAAAGAGGAGATGGAAAACATCTCACTGCTTTATAAACCTGAGAGAGGCTccttaatgaaaataataatttctctTTAAGGCCAAACTCTTCAAGCGATTCGGATTGGAAGTTTCCCCCTTTAGAGCTGTGCAATACGTCTCCGTTTTGAGTGAAATGGCACGAGGTGACTAATTAGCACATTGGCCGGTCCCCAACCGCATTGGTATGGTAAAGAGGTAGCATATCCTTTAAGGAACCCTGTGAGGGCGGATAGAGGAGTTAATAAACCGTGAACGGTAATTGTGTAGTAATGAACTAACGCAGAAAAGACTCTGGACAGGCGGCGAAGGCCATATATTATCGCAACAAAAGGAGATTTACACTTTCAAACTAAACACAACTGCATACCAGAATACTGATGCCCGGTGGGGGGAGTGAGGAGTGGaggggaatttttttttcttcgtgccttcaaatcattttcattaaatgAACACGAAAAGCTATTCAGGGCGCTGGAGTTGTTTTGTTGAGGCCTTCAGCTGAGCCCATGAAAAGACTCCATCTCCATTATGATTCGCCTGAATGAAAGCACGGACTAGCGACTTTATAGACTTTTCTAAGAGATTATTCTTTATCTCACCTCGTTGATTGGCCCGCTTGGAGAAAAGAGGAACGTTTAGGGCACAGAGAGAGTGGGGACCGGAGGTCAGTGGTAACCTATCCTATGAGCCGCGCGGCGCGCAGGAGAAACTTTGCCCAGCTGGGACATTTTAAAACTCGGTTTAGTTCAAAATCCCACCGCGCAGGACACTTTTCCTCTCTGGATACTGGACTCGATTGGACGTCCTCCTGACTGCAGCTGCCCTGTGGCCGCAGCAGAATCAGGAACAACAACACGCTATGTGGTCTTGTGAGAATATTGAAAACTCTCAATAGCGCCTAATAGGGAAATTAGTGCATGACTGGTTCACGCCTTTGGCCCCCCTGGTAAAAGTCACTCTCCGGGGTGTGTGGGTGGTTCGCCCGGTGGGAGCTGACCAAATTGGTCACGGTGCTGAAGGCTTTGTTGCCCGCCACAGCGGCCCGGTGGCCCCCCGGGCGCTGTGGGAAAACGCGGGGCCAGGGAAATGCCAAAACGCCCCCAATGGGAGGAAGGGGGGACTATAACTCGCCACCCCGCCTCAAATTTAGAGCGTGACGATTTGGGATAATTGGTTAATtagggggtgggtgggtgggtccGGGCAGGGGCCAGAGCCAGCGGTACCCATTAATAAGACAgtgatttcttcttttctggTCAAAATCTATGACAGGGGCTGACAgggttttacatttaaatgcaattaGTGGAGACAGAGTTGGAAAGGCCAGAGAGTGCGTAAAAGTTGCGCCTACCTGGTAAATAAGGCGTCCTGAATATGGGGTGAAAGGCTCCGTCAAAGCAGGGGATGGGGAAGGTCTTGGAGTGCAGACTGTGGATTGTAGGGGGTGAGGAAGCTGTGGAGGAACAGCACACATGTTAGGATTCATCccagaatgagaaaaagaaatttaaGGATTAAATCAACCTGCCGCGCAGGTGGAAACGTCCGTCTACTCACCGATCTTTGGCGAAGGTGCGAGGATGGCGCTCACTCCAAACTTGAGAAAAGTTGGGTCCTTGCTGCTCGGCACTGACGTTTTCGGCGAGCACGATTCGCGCGTCATCGCGGTCGTGGCCAACGCGCGCTCCGCGGGCGCGCCGCTGAAAGACGCGGTGCTGGTGGCGGTGGCTGTGGAGGCGGTCGCTGGCGGGACAGTCCGGTTCGTGAAGGCGGCGGGGCGGCTTATCCGCAGCAGGTCCTCCACTAGAAAGCTGGAGTGGGTCGGGAAGACGGACGGCAGGGTCTGGTGGAGCGGCAGAGCAGCGGCGGGCCGGTACAGCCCCGGGTAGAGGGCAGGAGGCGCAATGACGCTTGGGATCATCATGGTCCcggctttaaaaaaaatcaagtgtgTGAAATCTGAGATACTCCTTGTGGTAGCTGGGAGAGAATCAGTCGTGTGAATGGCTGCTAACTCCTCTGGTTTCCTCACTCTGGGGAAAGGAGTTTTATAGCAGCCTGCCCCCCCGGCCCTCCGCTCAGGGCTGACAGCCTCAACAATGGGGCTCAACAAAGTTCTCCACATGGGTCGCTTTCATGCCGCATCCCCCGGCCCGCTGATTGGCCGGAGGACGCAATTTATGATTGCATTAGACTTCATAAGCAAGCAACACACAATGTCCCCACCACAAAAGAGCCTCAGTCATCAATTTTGCATGTTGACCACTTTCCtttcaatttgttttgtttggcaaGAGGCAAGCGGCCTAATTAAAGCGCAATCTCTACAGATTCATTATTAAATGGGGACTTTTAATGAGTAGGGTTATATTAAAGGGTTATACATTATTCTTTTCCATTCAGGACGTCTGTTATGCAGGATATAAAAATATGCTGgttaaaaatgctaaattattcttttattctattttcagCGCTGCAAAATAAGCACATGTAGAAAAAAGTAGGCTTTAAACTACTACTGTAGATATTATACGATTTAAAGCCTCTTAAGGGAAAATCGTGATattgtgctttataaataaaattaacttAATAGAATGACTGATTTCTACTCTCTGCATTTATTGTTGAACCGTCTACATTAAGGCAGACGCTGCGCAGCATCTCAAATGTAAATCAGTTTTAGGGTTTCATAGGATTCTCAACACTCAATCTGGCCCTCGTCATGGAATAATGTCTTAAACGGATTTCTGCTATCAAAACGCTTTAACAGATGTGTTAAATATCACTCTTTTCGCACAGGCTGCATTCAGTGCGCAGAGCCGCAGCTCAGTGCGCACAGGAGAAGTGTGCGGCCTGAGCCGTGCGCTCATGATCCTGTTAACCATGAACTAACTGTCACCCTCAGCTGCGGAGGAGGCGCCCCTCggcctttctctccttccctctctccgcttcaaaaaaaaagcccagtggaataaaaaaagctttatttctaAAGACGGTTTTGTTCTGCTATTTTAACCGGCTGAATAAAAGTGCATCTGTGATTTGATTTAAAACGCATTCATATGAGCGGACACTGAGACCCCATATAAAACTCTTATTAAAGCGACTTGGAGCCTGATAGTCGTGTTCTGTCAGCTTTGCCCCTGAAAACCCGTTAAAGCAGCGCAATCAGGCGAAAATACGCCGCAGACCCTAATTGTTGCCAGTTTGAAACCcaattaaaaagagaaatagaagcagacagagaggcgtgatttagagaaaacacaaatagtTATTAGATGTTAAATTTTAGTTACCTGtaatttgtcttattttatttctttaaggttgatttttttattgatgcatttattaTCATAGCCTACAACCTCAGTAGTCAATATTTTAATTTATAAGTCTTCAAgaatagaaatgtgtttttaaagtcacactgttttttttcacttaacaCAAATACACTAATATTTCTGCAAAACAGCGCGCAATTATCTCTCACTCATCATATTAAGAAGCAGATAATACGAAGTATAAttgcagctttgttttgatcatatttttatgtttttccagCCAATATGACGGAAAATGATAGTTTTTATATTGGTTaataaagaagaggaggaagaagaaaggctTTGCGTCCTTTAACAAACTTTTATTACGCTTGCTTTATTCACTGAGTGACGCTCCAGGCTGAAGTAAACCCGCCGCTCAGCTTTGCATCATTCAGGATCAGCTCAAATCATGATAAGTGGTTCAACATCAATCTAATATAAACTGGCCACAATCCGATAATTAAAAGGGAACGCCTCCGTGAAATGATCCTTTGGAGAGAGTCGACGCTCATCAGAGGTGCGCCTGCTTTATGAGCGCGCGCAGGACGCGCAAACAGGCGTTAACACGGCGCTCCGTCACCACAGCTACACCTCCACTAAGTAACAAGACCTTCAAAGCTTTTTTATGAGCCCATATTCCTTTACTCGGCTGCCCGAAATCCTCCTTTTGTGAGCGGTAAGCAGATGGTTAGCAGGAAGCATAGGCTGCTCTGGCTGACCGAGACTAATTTCTACGAGCTTTGCAAGCTTGCCACGTCCCCGCTCCTTTACCAGGCCGAGTAAAAACAGCTGGCTGCGGCTGAATTAAAGCCATTAAAAGCACATCTCTGAAATATTACCACCAACAACAGCCCCTCCCCCTGTTAGAGCCCCCTGAAGTCCCATCGCTTCAGTATTATTACACTGTGGGATTCAAGCATGTTAAAGTTTACATGGCATTATGGGGTCGTTTGTGGGTTTCTCCAACCTCAGGCCCAGCAGTATGTACGTTTATTGCACATTATtctaaattatttattaacaacgtgttttttcttcacttgtTTCTGCTCATTTGCACTAATAATTATACTTTTAGAATATTAAATGTGGTACTTTAGCTCATTATGTTTATGTTCACTTATTGTAGGTTAATGTGCCCACAGGGATTTCCTGCTCCTTATCTGCAGGGAGCATCACTCGTATTAATCACTGATGATAGAGATATTAGCCTCGATCAGGATCACCAGTCATTTACACTTTTAATATTCCGGAACTCATTTATGGATTTCCACATATGCGCTGCTACACCTTGCGCATGTGTTAACAAGAATATTATCAGATTGTCAGACTTTCTCCTGATGCCACTTTACCAAAGAGATGAACTTAACCATTGTCTTGGCTCTCTTTCTGCTTCGTTAAGTGAAAGGGGCTGAGTAAATATGTTACCCATGCATGAGAGGCTCTGTATGGGCCGGCCCATTGTGCCGCGGGTCCGACAGGTGGTTCACTGTTTATTATTCCCTCATTATTTATCGGTGACGTGGTCGCACCGAGGAGAGGGAACTCCCCGTCTTTTCACTGAACCGGGGATGAACAGATTGTGCTGACTGGTTCCAGCCTCGTGTATGACACCGGTCACCAGTCCATCCATCTCAGCCCTGCAGCCTTTCATGCCTGCATGCAGCTCCATCAGGGTCTGCTTAACGAAACGCTTTATTTCAGTTAACACATCCGTCCGGACGAGTTAGCGGGTTTATGCAGCGGCACATGCTCTCCAGTTAAAATTAACTTAAATAAATCTTCGGATATCAAAAAGACATCCCTGCAAAACTATGAGGCAGTTCACGGAAATTACGTATTTACATTTAAGACAGATGAAGATTTGTTGTTAAAGTGgcagtaaataaagtaataaagttGAATTTGACTGCCACAGACACACCTGATTAAAATTTCCACTtgataatattttgtatttcactATATTTGCTACATTGCATGctcatattttacaaaacatgACGCATAATTTGAGACTGAATTACCCAACAGAacataaagcagttaaaattagTTCCACgtcattaaaatgcattagAGTAAGCCAATAAGAGAATCAGACTTCTGATATTTAAAGTTCCCCTCCACACatgtattaaaatgtgacaCTAATGTGTGTCTGGATTGTTTTTTGCAGAATAAAATGGCTTAAAATGGCACTAACTTCACaatatatgaatatgcaaatatttttcagttcACAAGTTTAACTGCTTCACTGTAAAGTCcacctcagtgtttgtgcactgaaGGTTTCAGGTTTCCAGGTCAGGCTCTTGTTTGCTGAATAGGCCCAAGATTGGCTTCCAAACaatttgtgatgtcacaaatcaagCTCGTAGGCCCGCctcttaaaatcagattttcaattAGCACAGAAAACTTATGCTTTCAGCAAAtc
Encoded here:
- the dbx1a gene encoding homeobox protein DBX1-A — encoded protein: MMIPSVIAPPALYPGLYRPAAALPLHQTLPSVFPTHSSFLVEDLLRISRPAAFTNRTVPPATASTATATSTASFSGAPAERALATTAMTRESCSPKTSVPSSKDPTFLKFGVSAILAPSPKIASSPPTIHSLHSKTFPIPCFDGAFHPIFRTPYLPASSSVVPIPGTFSWPLAARGKPRRGMLRRAVFSDVQRKALEKMFQKQKYISKPDRKKLASKLGLKDSQVKIWFQNRRMKWRNSKERELLSSGGCREQTLPTKANPNPDLSDVGKKSSADEEEDEEEEFGRERVRAAGSGISSPSLSSKHSDFSESDEEEITVS